The window CCCATCCAGTATCGAATAGGAGGATCTCTTTACCTGTTTCTATTAGAGCCGAAAATCCCCAGCTTCCTGCAAAACCGGGGCACGCTTCGTTATCATACAGCACTGTCAGCTTGATCATCTACCTGCCTCACATTTCCAACATTTTTCGTCTCTGTCTTTAAACATATCTGATTTAAATTTCGGACATTGTCCGGTAGTCAAGCATCGTGGAAAGCGGGTTTGTTTCAATCTTAATTCCTGTTTCCTCGAGGGCACAGACCCCGTTTATTCCTCCCACTACCGCAACTCCGAACTTTCCGATGTCAACCGGAGCTCCAAGTAAACACTCATCAATATTTCCTGCAGTGATACAGCCGGCTAAACCGGATTTTTCTGCCCTTTTTAGAATTTCTCCTGTCTTATCATAGGCTGAGGAATTTATCTGCCGCATATTGGCAAGGATTTTTCCGTCCCCTTTCTCAAGTACCTCAAGAACTGATGTATGGCCCCTGTTCATGAAAATCTTTATCGGGTCAATGGACGTCCCACTATAGGAGATCAGGTCCATAAAACGTGCTGGTTTTCGGTTTTCGATCTGGAGGACCCCACCATAAGCTGGTTCTACAGGAATGCCTGCTTTCAGGAGAAGCCCATCAAAAGTGACGCTGCATACTGTAGCTATTCCTATTTTTCCCGGAGGAATAGGTATTTCAGGTCCTGAATCCTCTTCGAATACTCTTACCCTCGGGCTTATCATGTACCCTGAGTGGGCTGTATACGAAATCAAACTAATCACAGTTTCGAAATCGTCCTTGTCAAAATAAGAGATATTTACCACGACATCCCCTTTATCGGTTTCGAGGTCATATGTGGTCTTGAATGCCATTTCTTCGATCCTGGATATCACAAAACCAAAACGGTCCCCTATAAGGGCATCATTCATCTCGTTTTCTCCAAGATCCGTAAGTGTACGCCCGGCATACCCGTGTTTGTGTGTAAACCCTCTCTCATCCAGGATCCTCAGGTGGTAGCGGACAGCCCTCTCTCCTATATCATAGCCCCGGTTATTCAATTCGTCAGCTATTGCCCGGGCACCTATAGGTTTGTCACTTTCGTGAATCACCCTCATGATTTCAATAAGTTTTCGCTCTATTTGCGGATCCATCATGTTTATAACACCGTTATACCCTGTATCAATTTCGTGAACTTTACGGATAATTGTGATAAAACCACGAAGACCACACATTGAATAATTTTGTGAGTGGTCTCAATTAGTAAATTTAAG is drawn from Methanosarcina lacustris Z-7289 and contains these coding sequences:
- a CDS encoding DUF128 domain-containing protein, producing MMDPQIERKLIEIMRVIHESDKPIGARAIADELNNRGYDIGERAVRYHLRILDERGFTHKHGYAGRTLTDLGENEMNDALIGDRFGFVISRIEEMAFKTTYDLETDKGDVVVNISYFDKDDFETVISLISYTAHSGYMISPRVRVFEEDSGPEIPIPPGKIGIATVCSVTFDGLLLKAGIPVEPAYGGVLQIENRKPARFMDLISYSGTSIDPIKIFMNRGHTSVLEVLEKGDGKILANMRQINSSAYDKTGEILKRAEKSGLAGCITAGNIDECLLGAPVDIGKFGVAVVGGINGVCALEETGIKIETNPLSTMLDYRTMSEI